Within Anolis sagrei isolate rAnoSag1 chromosome X, rAnoSag1.mat, whole genome shotgun sequence, the genomic segment AGGCTGGAGATGGTTTCCCCATAGACCCTGGTTTAATTTTCATCCCTTTGAAAGTCCCACAAACCAGGACCTATTCCAAGACAAAAAGTAAAGCATGGCTGAAATGCCAATTTGCATAAACATATATTCAGTTTGGTGATGTCTGTTATCAAGAAATTTCAGAATGGGCCACAGGAAAGTGGTTTACAGAAGCCTCACATGAACCCAGTTACATATTGATAAGGTGATTAAATGTTTAACTTGGGAATGGGAAATCTTTGACCTTCCGGgtactttggacttcatttccataCACTTTTACTATTTGCTGTGGTAGCCAACTCTCCTGGgagctaaagttcaaaacaccagTGGAGTAAAAATGGTATtccttacaccagtggttctcaacctgtgggtcccccagatgttttggcctttaactcccagaaatcccaacagctggtaaactggctgggatttctgggaattgtaggccaaaacacctggtgacccacaggttgcaaACCACTGCCTTACACCTAACCTAATAGATATTTGAAAgattaataacaatagcaacacaaTGTGTTTACACTTTATAGTATGGATGTAATGCTATCTTACAGTTTGATACAAGAATATGAGAGTTAACTGAAGAACACACTGCCCTTCCTTTATGCACACAGTTCAGCTTACTGTTTCTGTCTGGCCATAGCCTTCGTAAATATCCAGCCCGGTTTCTGTTTTCCAGTCTTCCATCACTTCGGGGTTCATGGGTTCTCCTGCACTGAGACAGTGTTTGAGGCTGTGGAACTTATAACTTTTgacaaagaggagaaagagaaaggatgaCTGTTAACATCTTTAGAACAATACTGTCAAACATGAATAAAGATGTTTTTGAAggtttttatggccggaatcactgggttgctgtgagtttttcgggctgtatggccatgttccagaagcattctctcctgacgttttgcctacatctatggcaggcatcctcagagtgtgaggtctgttggaaactaggcaagtgaggtttatatatctgtggaatgtcaaggatggggaaaagaactcttgtctgcttgagacaagtgggaatgttgcaattggccaccttgattagcattgcaacattcacatttgcctcaaacagacaagagttctttctcccaccctggacatcctactaatatataaaccccacttgcctagtttccaaaagacctctgagtatgccttaaatagatgtggatgaaatgtctggagggaatgcttctggaacatggccatacagcctggaaaactcacagcaacccaataaataaaGGTTTAGTTTAGTTAAGTGCTGGTTTAGTTTACAATTTGTGTGTGCATGGATGTGTACAATTTTGAAAATCATGACTTGATGTTGTTATTCAATCTGTCAACAACAGGCACGCAACGATGCTCTTTACTCCAAAGGTGGAAAGCCTGAGCTCTTCCAGATGTACGTCAGCTCCCATTAGTTGCAGCATAGTAATAGGCCAGGCATGATGGAAGAGCACAGTAAGGCTCTATTAAAGTAAGGCTCTATTAAAAATGGTTGCCGCTGTCTCTTTGCAAATAAGTGTACCCAGGAATCCCTTATTAAAAATATAAGAGAGAGTTAATGAATAGGAGAACTTCTTGCCTCTGCTTCTTGCCTCTGCATTTGTGTTGGGTCTGCCTTCTCATACCCTTGCCACCCCTGCCCCACTTTATAATCCTAATCCTATCTGTATATGTACATGTTTAGAAAGGTGGTTTGATTTATGGTATTAAAGAAGCAAAATGGAAGTtacttatttcttcttcttttttttgtatctctttttctgtttttttgcctctttctgtttctttcttactGTTAGTGTAACATTTTATCTGTTTGAAAAATTAAGAAAATATTCTGGAAAAAAAGAATGGGAAAATGTCCCTCTAGAAAATGTTGAGCTGCTGTTCCTTTCCAAATCCCATATCTTTTGTTATTATTGGTAGGGAAGCTCAAAATAGTAGGCCGGAAAAGAGCCCGAGAGTCCCAGCTGCTCACCCTGGGTTTAGATTATAATCTGAGCCACACACCAGCATATATAGTCCCAATGTGAAAACATATTAAAACTAGAAGTAAGAACTCTACCTGGTTAACTTGTGTTGTATCAACATTCGATAAGCGGTTGGAGGAGAACACAAAGTTGTTATAGGAAATTTGCACAAAGTCTAGATGgtgatcaaacaaacaaacaagaggaTTTAACAAAACAAACTTGATGTAATGCCATGTAAAGTGAGGAAGTGAATCTCCCTCTTTTTTGGAATCCATAAGATTCAGTAAAGAACAACAAAAAGAGGACAATGGTATCTATACAGATATGTCTGTTAATCAATTGTGCAATTGTAACACCACCACAACTTATTATATCTTCACTTTATAAATTATTGTTTTTCTCAGTTCTTTAAACACAATTctttaaaagaaagggaaagcttTAATGAGTCCTCAACTCCTTTTAAGAGTAGAAGGAATGTGGTATTTATACGTAACAAATATAACATAAGTAAATTGAGCTGTTAGCATCTTCTTCCCTCAAATCAAGAAACATACTCAACCTACAGTCTGAAGTGACAACTTTTGAGAGATCTTGTGTCTTTATCCCAAGGGGCAATCACAACATCTTGTGCCATCTTGAAGACCCACAACTGTGGCCTGAACTTTccagtacagacagtccccaagttatgaaaaaaaataggttctgtatgtttgttcttaaattcAACTTGTTTCTAAGTCAAaactggtacatttttaagtctaactccagccatatatatatatatattggatacctttggatagcatagggaagagttaacatccctgtggtgcttgttttgctgtctgtgcccctgttcagaagatttcacctcactttctgtccccatgaaaattggattttgaaaaatgctgatgttgtggaaacaaggattggtgataaagcttcattaGAGATAGCTTTTCtccttgataactctttcaggagtggatttcatTTCCTAggagtaaatttctctcacttcctgttatctcacccctattcttaactatgaattgtaaGTTGGaggtttgtaactcggggacagcCTATATAGCTATTGGCTTTCTCAAATGTGGGGCCACAGTAGCACAGAAGTTAAAgtcactagctgcaggaaagtcTACTGATTGGAAGgtcaacagttagaagccacgaATTGGGGTCAGTTCTCAACTGTCtgtcctagcttctgtcaacctagcagttcaaaagcatgcaatacgagtagatcaattggtacagaaggaaggtaaaagggcatcccatgcagacatgctggcaaaagGACAGCAGGCTCCTTTGGCATGAAAAATAgaacaactgcaactccccatTGCCGGAAGATGAGCGTGAACTCTactggaaaaaggggaagggaagcccTTTACTTTATCTGtgttattgtatgttgttgttcatgtaaaaaggcattgaatgtttgattaTATTTACTGTAATCCTCTCTgaatccctccagggagataaagcagaatataaatcaagcattttatattattaaatgtGTGAAATTACTTAGCCTTTCAGTGCTACAGGTCTGTTTACTATTGTTATATTCAGATTagacttttttgtgtcaggagcaacttgagaaactgcaagtcacttctggtgtgagagaattggccatctgcaaggacattgctcaggggatgcccagatgttttgatgttttaccattcttgtaggagacctctctcatgtctctgcatgaagagctgaagctgacagaggaaaCTCATCTGTgcactcccctgattcaaacctcggacctgttggtcttcagttttgCCAGCACAATGTGACAgttcacccattgcaccaccggggctcctagATTACACATGATCAATGTGACAGTTCACCAAAAGCACATGTATCAGCCCAAATAGAAATGTTCAGAGCCTGGCCTATATTGTGTGATTGCTTCCACATGTGACCTATGGTGTTTCATTATAGTGGTTCAATTCAGACATCCTGCTATGCTGCGGTTAAAGAAGTTTGCAAGTCAAAATGTCTGAGTTGCAAGCCAGATGTTTGAACTGATCAACCACAGTTATGTTCAATGCACAGACTTCAGACTATGTCATCACTGTATGGTTGTACAGAAACAGATTGCTGAGGGAAAACAAAAACAGCCACAAAGCTCTAAACCCACTGGTGCAATTTTATCTGGAAGATTTGCCCATTTTCAAAATCACAATGATGTGATGCTTCAGTTCAGGATGGGATTTAGTGCAATCACTGCAAATCTATGGTTCCACTCACTGAGCAGACAGTGTGATTGTGTGAAATGCCTTTAAGATGATGCTAAAAGAAAGCTAAATATGAATACTTGGTGCACTTACTTCAAGGACAGGCTTTGGCTCAAAACGAGGCATGCTGTGTATAAACACACACGCTCCTTGAATCCATGGTGCAAAAACACTACTCCATGCGGATTTTGCCCAGCCTGTGTCTGAAGTATTCCACATAACGTCCAAGGGAGTCAAATCAAGCCAATACCTAAGGCACAGAAGAGAAAGAGTGAGACACAATTCAAGCAGAGACCAAATATTGccaccatgtagtcatgccgtGACTCCAAaaccctacaaatcacagaataTATGCAATCTGAAAGATTAAGCATTGGATGGGAACATAATGCTGAATTGCAGAAAGATTATGCTGCAAATAAATGGTGATCCTTTGTGAACACTTCATCATTAGTTTCAATGTTGACTTAGGACTGCAGACAGTATCTTCTTACACCACAATGTTTTGCCTGCGTGCATTGGTGGGTAAGACAAAAGGCAACTGGAAAAATACATACAAGAACCTACAAATTTAGCCATACTTTCCATTGATACcaagtccaattccatggctgccATGAGAATGTTCAGTCATTTTTGGAGCACCCGTTGTGCCACTGGTGAAGTAGATTGCCATTGGATCATGACTCTTTGTGACTGCACAGTTGTGTTCACCAGGTGAAAGGCTGAAAGACACAGAAGGAAATCAAACATAACGGTCAGACATCCATGGACTCAAACATAACATTCAAACCTAGTAGCTAATGTGCTGTCGAAGACTTTcaaggtcagaatcactgggtgctgtgagttttctgggctgtatggccatattccaggagcattctctcatgacgtttcgcccaaatcgatggcaggcatcttgagaggttgtgaagtcttctTTAACGGCCAcattgtcagactacacagagaagccattgaaatccacaagcatgtggacaatttcaacagaaaggaggagaccatgaaaatgaacaaaatctggctaccagtatttaaaaaactctaaaatcaggacagaaaaTAAAGAACTATTTTGCTACTACTGGCTGTTtgtgatggttgtttttatattgtgttatgctcttggttgtttgtttttgttttattttgctttatgttgctgttttttgaattttaatgtgttattttaactatgttgatcaggctagtccccatgtaagctgtcccgagtccctttggggagatggaggtggggtaaaaaaatatagttgttgttgttgttatcaacactcaaaaaatagggaaattccagacaggaaataatcaggtCCCGCTAACaactccaaacaaaggattctcccaggtaaGAATCAGTcaagctttgaagttgcaaggccattcaatgctaatcaagctggccaattgccaTGTAAAGCAAGTCAACACATTTTAGCCATTAAGCGGCACAAGATCCTAGAAAcacatctctctctccatctaaGAAGCAGATCTGGACACTTACTTCAGCAAGTGATTGAAGTTTAACCATCCTTCTCTAGGTTCCTTTGACACAATCAGCTTGAATTCTAGAGATGGGCATTTGGAAGCAACGGTATCGACAGCAGGGGCCAGAACTTGGTCCGTAACAATACACCTGGCCTTTGATGCCTGCAGACGATGCAGAATGTCTTTTGATGTTAGCTGTGTTGTTCCAGGAATAATGATGGTTCCTAATGCAATGGTCAAATTAGGAAACTCAATCATAATGTCATATTCTTTCAAGTGCTGTAAGAGAAATTAGGATCTTATTTTCATTAGATGTGAGATCAGTAGAGACTTTAGGGATCCAGATTCTTCACTCCACTTTGATCTCCAAACAATATAAGAGTCAACAGATGAATGTTATTACTGCTAACCTGTTCGGATACAAGCCACGTTTAAGAGCCACCACTCAGGTATCCGCGGGAGGATCACTATCACTCTGTCATTCTTCTGCAGGCTGCAATGCTCAGAAAGCACTCTGGCAGCTTTCTTGGAAATGAGTGACAACTCCACAAAGCTCCACTTAACTTGGTCTCCTTGTTCACTGACCCACCATAGAGCTGGGTTTGAAGCCCTCTTCCCTTCCTGAAGAGACAATAGAATCAATTGTGAAAAAAAATACTTGCATTTTGATCTTGAGACCACAGGCAAGGCATTCTAGGTACCGGTACGTGTATAATTCCATAAAGATTGTGAAGAGACCCCTCAAATTAACTCTTCAATAGCagaatgaggccccttctacactgtcatatcaaatccagatcatctgctttgataatctgaattatatggcagtgtacaagcgGCCTGAGTTTGTTttcaaaaatgattttaatgagtttatatggccatcagtcagggatATTTTGGCTATGggctttttatttacttatttctatatttgtatactgcccttctcagcccttaggcgacccAGGGCGGTTTTTGCAGAGGTTGGATGAGATACCATTTATGGCTCCTCCCAATTCTAagctcccttctacactgccatataatccagattatcaaagcagattttcattttaaaaacagacaaaaaaatcctcaaattctgaggattacctgagtaggaatcccaccggagcattgcagcacaccaaaatacctgggagtcagtctggaccgtgctctgacttataagaagcactgcctggatatcaagcaaaacataggtgctagaaataatatcatatgaaagctgactggcacaacctgggaatcacaaccaggcacagtgaagatatctgtcCTAGCGCCTTGCTAccttgctgctgaatacgcatgcccagtgtggaatactgggcattaaaacagtggatgtgactcttaatgaaacatgttgcattatcacaggattacTATGCTCaatgccactggagaaattatactgtttagccagtattgcaccacctgacatcaatCAGGAAGTAGCCcgaaatgaaaggaccaaggcattgatatcTCCGCCCCATCctttgttcggatatcagccagcatgccagtgtcttaaatcaagaaatagcttcctaaaatctacagagatactcgcaggaaagacacctcagaaagcgagagtccaaaagtggcaggcaaaaacctggaacctcaatcagtggctgatactagatgagaaactcccttctgggcacacagaagattaggtgacctggaaggcgctgaacaggctgtactctggcactacgagatgcagagccagtcttaagagatggggctacaaagtggtccGTGACATATGAGTGCGGAGGAGAGTAAACAACAGACCACTtagtacaatgcaacctgagccctaccacatacacaatggaagtccttctcacagcaacaccagaggcactccaagtggccagcttctgatcaaaggacatttagcaaaatgccaaatttttaaatctgtttgtgttttttaatacattataactgtaccctcaatttgcttctgatatgataaataaataaatctgctttgaactgaattatatgagtctacactgccatgtaatccagttcaaattagataatctggattttatatggcagtgtagaagaagcctctgccaaagagtgctgatgccagAGAACCTCACTCTGGCTCAGAATCGCCTTTTTAGCCCTGTTAAGATGTCTGCTTGGATAGAATTTAGAAGACCTTCCACAGAGAATGTCAACAAGCACATTTGAAAGACTCAAGATGAAACACGAGGAAGCAACAGAAAATCATACCATTTCTGCCTTGGCCCACTTGTCCACCACATCTTTTGCAAAGTTGAAGTATTCTGGCACCTCTGCCTTATACTGTTGTTGGATGGATTCATAATCTAAAAAATTCTGGG encodes:
- the LOC137094772 gene encoding acyl-coenzyme A synthetase ACSM3, mitochondrial-like, whose amino-acid sequence is MACIILTLTTWWKGSSLKILRTFGIASIRRFSKHQLALAAQNFLDYESIQQQYKAEVPEYFNFAKDVVDKWAKAEMEGKRASNPALWWVSEQGDQVKWSFVELSLISKKAARVLSEHCSLQKNDRVIVILPRIPEWWLLNVACIRTGTIIIPGTTQLTSKDILHRLQASKARCIVTDQVLAPAVDTVASKCPSLEFKLIVSKEPREGWLNFNHLLNLSPGEHNCAVTKSHDPMAIYFTSGTTGAPKMTEHSHGSHGIGLGINGKYWLDLTPLDVMWNTSDTGWAKSAWSSVFAPWIQGACVFIHSMPRFEPKPVLETLCKFPITTLCSPPTAYRMLIQHKLTSYKFHSLKHCLSAGEPMNPEVMEDWKTETGLDIYEGYGQTETVLVCGTFKGMKIKPGSMGKPSPAYDTQIIDEEGNVLPSGKEGDIGIRIKPTRPFCLFTQYTDDPERTNSTIRGNFYITGDRGIKDEDGYFWFVGRADDVINSAGYRIGPFEVESALIEHPSVVESAVVSSPDPIRGEVVKAFVVLAPNYVSHDQEALIKELQDHVKKVTAPYKYPRKVEFVSHLPKTISGKIRRNELRKKEWGKS